A window of the Brassica napus cultivar Da-Ae chromosome A2, Da-Ae, whole genome shotgun sequence genome harbors these coding sequences:
- the LOC106380776 gene encoding auxin-responsive protein SAUR21, translated as MALVRSLLGAKKILGRSVTSTASTSKRATMAAPPKGFLAVYVGESQKKRYVVPISYLSQPSFQALLSKAEEEFGFDHPMGGLTIPCPEDTFINVTSRLH; from the coding sequence ATGGCTTTGGTGAGAAGTTTATTGGGTGCAAAGAAGATTCTTGGCCGCTCTGTAACATCAACAGCTTCTACAAGCAAAAGAGCAACCATGGCGGCACCACCTAAAGGGTTTCTTGCGGTGTACGTAGGAGAGAGccagaagaagagatatgtggTGCCAATCTCATACTTGAGCCAACCTTCGTTTCAAGCTCTTCTCAGTAAAGCCGAAGAAGAGTTTGGGTTCGATCATCCAATGGGTGGCTTAACGATCCCTTGTCCTGAAGATACTTTTATCAATGTTACTTCTCGGCTTCATTGA